Proteins encoded in a region of the Zea mays cultivar B73 chromosome 4, Zm-B73-REFERENCE-NAM-5.0, whole genome shotgun sequence genome:
- the LOC103654148 gene encoding uncharacterized protein — MINYMEYWTGSSLSDNVTQDDITMFRFKLPAILWDSRLNTKKGHQNLDHNVDEDGESSSDVQIIDTPCELSKSSNTSHQIEPYISPYVLPAKVTSTNTQELMFVLCTYIMGIDNDKYLKKHWIQSTKPYPISLSLQKLKDILDVNKPMDTDCFNMAVRMIACNDSLFLLEDKYHYMDLQFCVSSSN; from the exons ATGATAAACTATATGGAATACTGGACAGGATCCTCCCTATCTGATAACGTAACTCAG GATGATATAACAATGTTTAGGTTTAAGCTACCTGCAATATTATGGGACTCGAGATTAAACACAAAGAAAGGACATCAAAATCTTGACCACAATGTGGATGaagatggagagagttcaagtgaTGTTCAAATAATCGATACTCCATGTGAGTTATCTAAATCGTCAAATACATCACATCAGATTGAACCATATATATCTCCATATGTTCTGCCTGCTAAAGTAACATCAACAAACACGCAAGAACTGATGTTTGTATTATGCACATATATCATGGGGATAGACAACGACAAATATTTAAA GAAACATTGGATTCAGAGCACTAAACCTTATCCAATTTCTTTAAGTCTTCAAAAACTTAAAGATATATTGGATGTAAATAAGCCGATGGATACAGATTGTTTTAACATGGCTGTTCGGATGATCGCATGCAATGATTCCTTGTTCTTGTTGGAAGACAAATACCACTACATGGATCTACAGTTCTGTGTAAGTTCAAGTAATTAG
- the LOC103655711 gene encoding tRNA-specific adenosine deaminase TAD1 produces the protein MSCFDKITRWSVVGIQGALLSHILEPLYLSTITIGQLPDGTPERFSIKNNIKKALDARLSSLPTELPPPFKMQKPKVFEAPVPPTEFQQIPGDVRLLTCGYSICWNKSGLHEVVLGTTGRKQGTSSKAAHLPSTESLLCKKRLLEAFVSLEHPLVGQLKCEELSYRAL, from the exons ATGAGCTGTTTTGACAAAATCACCCGCTGGAGCGTTGTAGGAATTCAAG GTGCATTGCTGTCACATATACTGGAACCCTTGTATTTGTCCACCATTACTATTGGACAATTACCTGATGGTACTCCTGAACGATTCTCTATTAAAAATAATATCAAGAAGGCCCTGGATGCTCGTCTGTCCTCTCTACCCACCGAATTGCCACCTCCTTTCAAAATGCAGAAG CCAAAGGTTTTTGAGGCGCCTGTACCACCAACAGAGTTTCAACAGATTCCTGGAGACGTACGCCTCTTGACATGCGG GTACTCGATTTGTTGGAATAAATCCGGTTTGCATGAAGTTGTCTTAGGTACAACTGGTAGGAAACAAGGAACCTCATCAAAGGCAGCGCACTTACCCTCCACCGAGTCACTGCTCTGCAA GAAAAGACTACTAGAAGCATTTGTGTCTCTTGAGCATCCTTTGGTGGGGCAACTAAAATGCGAGGAGCTATCTTACCGGGCACTATAA